The Vibrio tapetis subsp. tapetis genome segment GGTATTCCTATGAACCGCACTTTTTCCCTAACGCTTCTTAGCACCGCTATTCTTTGTGCTCCAGCATTTGCTGATGAAAGCTTCCGTCAACATGACGCCCATGTACATGGTGTTGTTGAGTTTAATATGGCGCAAGAAGACAATGTGCTTATGGTAGAGATCACCGCTCCTGGCGCAGACGTAGTAGGGTTTGAGCACGCACCAAAAACGGATGAACAAAATGCAGCACTACAGCAGGCAGAACTGCTATTAACCAAGCCTAGTAATATTTTTATGCTAGCGGAAGCCGCGAGCTGTAAAGTCGTTCAAGCGCACGTATCAAATACTCTTGAAAACAGTAAGCCTTGCACATGCCACGAGAAAAACGAGGATCATGACCATGCTGAACACAAGCATGAAGAACATCATGATCACGACCATGGCGAACACAAGCACGAAGAACATCATGATCACGACCATGGCGAACACAAGCACGAAGAACATCATGATCACGACCATGACGACCACAAGCACGAAGAGCATCATGATCACGACCATGGTGAACACAAGCACGAAGAACATCATGATCACGACCATGACCATGACGAACACAAACACGAAGAACATCATGACCACGACCATGGCGGTCACGGTGAGTTTGTTGTTGAATACCAATTTAAATGCGATAACGTCGACGCGTTGAAGCAAATTGAAACTAAATGGTTCACTCACTTCCCATCAACAGAGAAAGTTAACGTTAACTTAGTTACCGACGAAAAGCAGATCGCGACGGAGTTGAGTGCAACAAACCATCACATTAAGATGTAACACTTAGCTACATACCGGCTATTTTAGTAAAATGAGAGAGCTTACTCGGCAGAGTTAGCTCTCTTATTAATTCATCAACATTGAGAAGTATCTTCATGTTAACGTCAACACCCCCTGCACCGATGATTGAATTGAACGATTTGGATTACCGTTGGGCCGATCATTTACCCAGCACCATCACCATCGACCAACTTTCAATTACCACAAACGAAAGAGTATTTATTAAAGGACCAAGTGGCTGTGGTAAATCAACGTTACTTGGATTACTAACAGGGATCATCACCCCACAAAAGGGTGAACTCAAGGTACTAGGCCAAGATCTAGCGAGTTTAAAACAAAGCGAAAGAGACAAATTTAGGGCCAATCATATTGGCTATATTTTCCAGCAATTTAATCTTCTACCCTACCTATCCGTGATCGACAATGTGCTTTTGCCTTGTCACTTTTCATCATCAAGAAAAGCAAAAGTAGAAGGTGACCTAATCGAACAAGCAAAGCATCTTTTAGGGCGACTGCACCTACCGAGCGCACTCCTCAATAGCCCAGTGACCGACTTAAGTATTGGTCAGCAACAGCGCGTTGCTGCGGCCCGAGCTCTCATTGGCCACCCTGAACTGCTCATTGCTGATGAACCCACATCCGCATTAGATCATGATAACCGAGCCGCATTTATTGAGTTGCTCATGGAAGAAGCTCAACAAACAAATACCAGCCTAGTTTTCGTGAGCCACGATCCA includes the following:
- the zrgA gene encoding zinc uptake protein ZrgA; this encodes MNRTFSLTLLSTAILCAPAFADESFRQHDAHVHGVVEFNMAQEDNVLMVEITAPGADVVGFEHAPKTDEQNAALQQAELLLTKPSNIFMLAEAASCKVVQAHVSNTLENSKPCTCHEKNEDHDHAEHKHEEHHDHDHGEHKHEEHHDHDHGEHKHEEHHDHDHDDHKHEEHHDHDHGEHKHEEHHDHDHDHDEHKHEEHHDHDHGGHGEFVVEYQFKCDNVDALKQIETKWFTHFPSTEKVNVNLVTDEKQIATELSATNHHIKM
- a CDS encoding ABC transporter ATP-binding protein — its product is MLTSTPPAPMIELNDLDYRWADHLPSTITIDQLSITTNERVFIKGPSGCGKSTLLGLLTGIITPQKGELKVLGQDLASLKQSERDKFRANHIGYIFQQFNLLPYLSVIDNVLLPCHFSSSRKAKVEGDLIEQAKHLLGRLHLPSALLNSPVTDLSIGQQQRVAAARALIGHPELLIADEPTSALDHDNRAAFIELLMEEAQQTNTSLVFVSHDPTLETFFDRSIDLTQLNKAMEESA